DNA sequence from the Methylacidiphilum kamchatkense Kam1 genome:
AAAGAAGCGAAATCCTCGCCCACATTCCATGCCAGTAACCCGGATACTTTTCCACCAGACTCATTTTCCCAGATTTTTTTTCCTATGAGCTCCGCTTGGCTTGCTGTCAAAAAAAGTTCCCCTCTCTTTTTTTCTTTTCCATTGGTCAAGGCAAGAAGAGGTATCCATAGGAACAGAAAGGAAAATAAAGAGAGGCGATCGATCCGCCAAGCCATTCTTATCCTCCCTCTCTTTTTCAAATCTAAAATGTAGCTCCTCTTTGAACAGATAGTTTGGGAAAATTGACTTTCTAATAGAATTATCCGAAGATATTAAAAAATAAAGAACTGATTTTTGGTTTCTAAGAACTGTTCTTTTTCAACTGACACTCATTCATGAATACTCTAAGCAAAGAAAAAAGTCCTTACTTACTCCAACATGCCCACAACCCTGTCCAATGGCAGCCATGGACGGAAGCAACTATCCAAAAAGCAAAGGAACTCAACAGGCCAATTTTTCTATCTGTTGGCTATTCAACCTGTCATTGGTGTCATGTGATGGCTAAAGAATCTTTTGAAAATCCAATAGTTGCTGAACTGCTCAATGCTTTTTTTATACCAGTAAAAGTAGATCGAGAAGAAAGGCCTGATATTGATCAGTTCTACATGGAATTTGTCCAGGCTTTTTGTGGACAGGGAGGATGGCCTATGAGTGTCTGGTTGACACCAGACTTAGAGCCATTTTTTGGCGGCACCTATTTCCCTCTAGAAAGTAAATGGGGACGACCTGGCTTTATTGATTTGCTTAAAAAAATTGCCAATCTTTGGCAATCTCACCGATCGGCTCTTCAACAACAGGGTCAGGAAATACTTAATAAAATGCGGGAAAGTATCCTTTGTTCTATAGAAACTGAAAGCCAGCCAAATTTAACACAAATAGCAAGAAAAACAGTAGAACAACTTTGGGCGAATTTTGATAGCGTACATGGCGGCTTTTCTCCTCCTCCGAAATTTCCACGTCCTAGCCTTTTCTATTTTTTATTTAGGGCTGGTTCCTTCAAAGAACTCCCAGAACCCCTCCAAAATAAGGCTATGAGGATGGCCCTTTTTACTCTTCAAAAAATGGCTTGCGGAGGTATCCATGATATTCTGGAAGGAGGATTTCACAGGTATTCAGTAGATGCACAGTGGCGACTACCACATTTTGAAAAAATGCTCTATGATCAAGCCCATCTAGCTATAGCCTATTTGGAAGCTTTCCAAATAACTAATGACTCTCTTTTCAAAGAAACGGCCACTGCTATTTTCGAATATCTTTTTAGCCATCTCTATAATCCTGCTGGTGGTTTTTATTCTGCCGAAGATGCTGACAGCCTAACTTCTTCGGGAGAAAAAGCTGAAGGAGCTTATTATTTGTGGACTATGGAAGAACTTGAACAAATTCTCGAGGGGGTGACAGGTAAAGAACGAAGTAACGTATTAGCTTCATTCTTTGGGGCCACCGATCAAGGCAATCTTTCAGAAGGATTAGGATCTGAGCCATCAATGCGGTCAAAGAACATGCTCTTTTTTTCTAAACCACTTTCTGCGTTAGCCGAAGAGCTCAAAATGCCAATAGAAGAAACTAAAGCTCTTGTTTTAAAAGCAAAAACTGCCCTAAAAGAAGCCAGGTTGAAACGACCTAAGCCTTTTTTAGACGATAAAATCATTACTGCTTGGAATGGTTATGCGATTTCTGCTCTGGCAAAGGCTTACATGGTATTAGCTGACAGTCGATATTTAAACGAAGCTAAAAAAACAGCAAATTTTATTCTCGAGCATCTTTGGGATCCTGATAATAAAATCCTTTACCGTATATATCGCCAAGGCAGAGGATCTATCCCTGGCTTTGCTTCCGACTATGCTTCTCTTGCCGCCTCCCTACTTGACCTTTTCGAAGCCGATCAAGATGAAAAATGGCTGCTGCAAGCAAAAGTGTTTCAAGAGCTGCTCGAAGAAAAATTTGCTGATCCCTACAGACATCAATATCTTTCTAGAGCCATAGAAACGGCGGCAACGATCATTCAAACAAGAGAAGAATATGATGGAGCAGAACCTGCGACTCTTTCTTTATCGGCATACGCTCTCTTGAAGCTCTTCAGTATAACCGGAGAAGAAAAATGGAAAAAAAGGCTAGAAGAATTGTTTAACAGCGCATGGCCTATCTTAGAAAGATTTCCAACCGCATTGCCTTATTTCCTAGGAGTTTATTTGGAATACTCAGTTTCACCCGTCGAAATTATTCTTGTGGGAGAAAAAGATGACTTAAAAACAAGAGCCTTCTACAATGCCTTATCCAGTGTGCTCATTCCGAATCGGATCTTTTTAGTTCTTGATCCTCGCCAAGGAGTGCCCAGAACTTTCAAATCTATAGATTTTTATTCTAATCTTCTTTCAGTTTATCCAGGATATCCTGTTGCCTATATCTGTGCAAGAGGCCAGTGTAGCTTGCCACAGACCGAGCCTGAAAAGGCAATAGAGCTCCTTAAATCTCATGCCACTTTATTTTTAGAAAAGGATTATCTTCCCTCTTTAGATTGATTATCTACGAGTCCCTTTTCTATGATAAGGCCGTTAGCTACTGCCTTTTAGCGCTTTTTCCCATGATCGCATTTTGTCTTAAAACCAAAACAGTTTTTAGCATGGGCGCACTTAGCAGCGCAGTTACAATTTATTTTTGAAACAGTGGATGATCGAGCATGGGAGTTCATTAAAAAACCGCCAACAAATAAAAAAAGGGACAGCCATAAAGAAACCATAGTTTGTCTTTTCATAGTGTTTTACTATACCAGTATCCTCATCTGAAATAAACGATGAGAATCTGGATTATTTTCCTAGTCTTTATTTTCCTAGTCTATTAAAAAAGGGGAAGCAGTGGAACAGTAGAAGCTCCTGCATAAGACAATGTGAATTGGATTAAATCTCTAGGGACAATTCTTGAAGCGGTAGGCAAAAATCCCATCATCCACTAGCTAATGTACAAGTTTGCAGAGTTTTAAGAGTTTTTTCTCAGATTAATGCCATTAGCTAGCAACTCTGATTTCCTTTGATCTTTAGGGCCAAAAATTGTATTGAATGGCACCCCATCCTTCAAAATCCTGGTACCAGCCAGAGTGAGAAACTAATGTATGAAATCCAGCCTGCGGAGAACCTTGAAAGGTAAAATCCATTGGAGCAATGTACCTAGTGGTA
Encoded proteins:
- a CDS encoding thioredoxin domain-containing protein, which codes for MNTLSKEKSPYLLQHAHNPVQWQPWTEATIQKAKELNRPIFLSVGYSTCHWCHVMAKESFENPIVAELLNAFFIPVKVDREERPDIDQFYMEFVQAFCGQGGWPMSVWLTPDLEPFFGGTYFPLESKWGRPGFIDLLKKIANLWQSHRSALQQQGQEILNKMRESILCSIETESQPNLTQIARKTVEQLWANFDSVHGGFSPPPKFPRPSLFYFLFRAGSFKELPEPLQNKAMRMALFTLQKMACGGIHDILEGGFHRYSVDAQWRLPHFEKMLYDQAHLAIAYLEAFQITNDSLFKETATAIFEYLFSHLYNPAGGFYSAEDADSLTSSGEKAEGAYYLWTMEELEQILEGVTGKERSNVLASFFGATDQGNLSEGLGSEPSMRSKNMLFFSKPLSALAEELKMPIEETKALVLKAKTALKEARLKRPKPFLDDKIITAWNGYAISALAKAYMVLADSRYLNEAKKTANFILEHLWDPDNKILYRIYRQGRGSIPGFASDYASLAASLLDLFEADQDEKWLLQAKVFQELLEEKFADPYRHQYLSRAIETAATIIQTREEYDGAEPATLSLSAYALLKLFSITGEEKWKKRLEELFNSAWPILERFPTALPYFLGVYLEYSVSPVEIILVGEKDDLKTRAFYNALSSVLIPNRIFLVLDPRQGVPRTFKSIDFYSNLLSVYPGYPVAYICARGQCSLPQTEPEKAIELLKSHATLFLEKDYLPSLD